In the genome of Candidatus Rhabdochlamydia sp. T3358, the window ATTGTAGGTTGGGTTGATTCTGATTTAGAAGCTTGCTTTTCAGAAATCTATCCCGGAGATCGCATTACGCAAATTAATAATAAACCTCTATCGCAGTTTAGACAGCTCTATGCTTATGTGGCTCTAGAAGAACAAGCTCCTAAGATTCAAGGGACTCAAATCAATTATCTAGACCAAAAGCAGTATCCTTTTACTTTAATTTGCAACGATGCAAATCAGTTAAAAGGAATAGAGAGAAGCAGATTGATTATGCAAGCTGTGCAACCTGCTAACTTTTTAATCTATTCTCAAAGCATTGGCGCTGTGAATTCAAGTATTCCTGCAGGCTCTCCCATGGAAAATAGCGGGATCGAAAATAAGGATCGCATTGTGTGGGTGGATGGAGAGATTGTTTTCTCAAGACAGCAATTAGTATCTACAATTAATCAAAAAAAAGCTTTACTTACAGTTAAAAGAGGTTCTGAGATCTTTCTAACAAGAGTTCCTAGATTAAAAGTTTCTGATTTACGTATAAATACCTTTCAAAAAGATGAAATTAGCGATTGGCAAAATGAGACTAAAATACAAGGCAGGCTAAATGACCTATATTTTATTCCCTATCAAATTACCTCTGATTGCAAGGTAGATCACTTAATTTCCTTTTTTAATAACGACTCTCAAGAACAGTTGCATGAATTAAAAAAAGGATCTTTTTTAGAAGTTCCTTTAGAAGCAAATGATCAAATCATAGCTGTTGATGGGGTAAGGATTCATTCAGGATATGAGTTGCTAAATCAACTGCAAACACATTTAGTGCAAATGATTGTCTCTCGAGATAGCCAAGCACTTGAGGCTCTTTCTTGGAAAACAGCCGATAAAGCATTTATCGATCAAGTAGATTGGCGTGGACTTGGGAAAATTGTTCATTCCATTGGAACAGATGAGTTAATAAAAACATCTGGTAATCTACATTTACTCAAACCAGTACAACCTAAGCCGTTTAATCAATTGCCCTTGCCAGAATCCATCAAGATGTTTCACACACATCAATTGCAAGAACAACGTAAAATGATTGACACCATTGAAGATCCCAAAATCAAAGACCAGGCACTAAAAACATGGCAAGATCAACAAAAAGAACTTAGATTAGGCGTGAGCTTAGCTGATTGTAAAGTAAACTATAACCCTTCTCCTTTAGTGCTTTTTTCAAGCGCCTTTCAAGAAATGGGTAAAACAATCATGGCTCTTGTTACTGGGATTTTAACCCCAAAGGCTCTAACAGGTCCGATTGGGATCGTAGAAATCATGCATACAAGTTGGGCTGAAGGAAGCAAAGAAGCCCTCTTTTGGCTAGGGATGATTAGTTTGAATCTAGGTGTTTTAAATCTACTTCCTATTCCAGTATTAGACGGAGGTCACATCTGTTTTTCTGTTTGGGAGTGGATTACTAAAAAACCCATCAAAGCAAAAACCATGCAGAAGCTGGTTATTCCCTTTGTCGTATTTTTAGTTACTCTCTTTATTTATCTTACCTATCAAGATCTCTCTCGGATCATAAAAAGGTTCTTGTAGCTATAGAAGAAAAGGACACTCTTTAAAAGAGTGTCCTTTATAATTTGATCTCTATTAAAAAATAACAGATTAAGCACACAAGACAAAAGATCAGTAAGCAATTTTGCGGCTTATATGAGGCAATCTAAAAAGCCTCATATTAAGTTGTCTGATAAGGAAAGTTTAGAGCTAGTTGCTTGCTAGAAAACCTAAAACTGGGGTTGTGAAGACGAAATTCGTTATGCTGACGACAAAATATTAGAACTAATCTGCTCAATCTGGGTAAAACACTCTTAATTCCTTATTTGGGTAAATGATGAAATAGTATAATATTCTTTTACGACTTACCACTTGGTCATTATGTCTCAAGTCAATCAGCTTTTACAGGATTTATCTAAACATTCGGATGCTGTGAAAAAATGCACTCGTCCACTGATTCATTTAGGTATTATGTGCTTCTACTACGTTCATATCAAAAATAACGGAGACTATGTGTTGTTAACGGATTGTCCTCACATCGATGAATATTATTTTGATGAGAAGCTCTATATCAAAGATCCCTACATTAGGCATCCAAGTAATT includes:
- a CDS encoding site-2 protease family protein: MISSVIYFILAAFGLGLIVFIHEFGHYWMARKEGMKVEVFSIGFGSPICDWQYQGVKWQLCWLPFGGYVRIAGMEKEGPLEPYQIPNGFYAKKPWARIKVAFMGPLINAVFALFIFCVLWLSGGRQDSFSDHTQIVGWVDSDLEACFSEIYPGDRITQINNKPLSQFRQLYAYVALEEQAPKIQGTQINYLDQKQYPFTLICNDANQLKGIERSRLIMQAVQPANFLIYSQSIGAVNSSIPAGSPMENSGIENKDRIVWVDGEIVFSRQQLVSTINQKKALLTVKRGSEIFLTRVPRLKVSDLRINTFQKDEISDWQNETKIQGRLNDLYFIPYQITSDCKVDHLISFFNNDSQEQLHELKKGSFLEVPLEANDQIIAVDGVRIHSGYELLNQLQTHLVQMIVSRDSQALEALSWKTADKAFIDQVDWRGLGKIVHSIGTDELIKTSGNLHLLKPVQPKPFNQLPLPESIKMFHTHQLQEQRKMIDTIEDPKIKDQALKTWQDQQKELRLGVSLADCKVNYNPSPLVLFSSAFQEMGKTIMALVTGILTPKALTGPIGIVEIMHTSWAEGSKEALFWLGMISLNLGVLNLLPIPVLDGGHICFSVWEWITKKPIKAKTMQKLVIPFVVFLVTLFIYLTYQDLSRIIKRFL